The Synchiropus splendidus isolate RoL2022-P1 chromosome 1, RoL_Sspl_1.0, whole genome shotgun sequence genome includes a window with the following:
- the niban1a gene encoding protein Niban 1a isoform X2, whose product MWPLAPRVHALAHRTAGGVSEVCGVAAGQAEAELKAFAPYYRKQFSACRFAEREDELQQQQQKTRQLLQQKEAPEAGEVLYEEGVLYFDDSRKWRERYVVVRANYCLECHESLETFVKGLPALHKLLPTGGAVLTTEEKYMEMVDKCFPDDSGLKEDFAPPLSGMPGQFPVYLRLPYRRDSYFCFRQQLKQETFLAILSDCIRHQNQDFLKKKTCEVQAFLRAVRLFRQDRGQYPSWDMLIGSDVRVLANLVMEQLLPTLQKDMLPRLKAKKTEKKRVWFATVEAAYILIQEHLLEGLSALKEECRSSSRQQEVLIHSDMDQILQCRRQLEEKVRAAAAEAAERFCSESVQPYLGSVLEELMEPISSGFQDGRRLSEELMDAICRDVQQGGDNEQVKKALARMARPNLLGCYQKIGSLQEKLQQLKGRFDFCNVSGVIHGAQIDLQQLMENAAFTFEQMLVKAVQDNPDNVSPVIDKAKLRVLKQYDYDSSSVRKRNFQEALVSITLPFIKKHLDATCRPKLQELQKLVDSDYSDLVLVENVFEDMLLYTLEQEVTTAVKEAASTKKYNLYTDSRDLLSQSSRSSLSASAPGSPAPAADTPVAPPSAFADSVLPVEIPDDVVAPPPEQVPLVEPAQDVVTGAAAEPAEKVQRTQETVTVTVEMNMADDPADAVVPALEEVPVICEEPSPEPVEDKRASTELLAPSIGEDPEAPAASDPNSLDVSLGSESPPSDLGSLEDDLLEEGAGAGSAPAAGEEAAPPVDSVKEIRELVVEVIEVEELVQRYPSGVPKEEE is encoded by the exons atgtggcccttggcACCACGTGTCCACGCTCTGGCTCACAGGACCGCGGGTGGCGTCTCTGAAGTCTGTGGCGTTGCTGCAGGTCAGGCGGAGGCGGAGCTGAAGGCCTTCGCTCCCTACTACAGGAAGCAGTTCTCGGCCTGCCGCTTTGCTGAGAGGGaggatgagctgcagcagcagcagcagaagaccaggcagctgctccagcagaaG GAGGCGCCGGAGGCTGGGGAGGTCCTGTACGAGGAGGGCGTGCTGTACTTCGACGACAGCAGGAAGTGGCGGGAGCGTTACGTGGTGGTGCGTGCCAACTACTGCCTGGAGTGTCACGAGAGCCTGGAG ACTTTCGTCAAAGGGCTCCCAGCGCTGCACAAGCTGCTGCCCACAGGGGGCGCCGTGCTGACCACGGAGGAGAAGTACATGGAGATGGTGGACAAGTGCTTCCCCGACGACTCCG GCCTGAAGGAGGACTTTGCTCCGCCCCTGTCTGGGATGCCGGGCCAGTTCCCCGTCTACCTGCGCCTGCCCTACAGACGAGACTCCTACTTCTGCTTCCGTCAGCAGCTCAAGCAGGAGACCTTCCTGGCCATCCTGTCCGACTGCATCCGCCACCAGAACCAAG ACTTCCTGAAGAAGAAGACATGTGAGGTCCAGGCCTTCCTCCGGGCCGTGCGGCTCTTCCGGCAGGACCGAGGCCAGTACCCGTCCTGGGACATGCTGATCGGCAGTGACGTGCGG GTCCTGGCCAACCTGGtgatggagcagctgctgcccaCGCTGCAGAAGGACATGCTGCCTCGGCTGAAGGCCAAGAAGACGGAGAAGAAGCGGGTTTGGTTTGCG acggTGGAGGCAGCCTACATCCTGATCCAGGAGCATCTGTTGGAGGGCCTGTCGGCGCTGAAGGAGGAGTGTCGCTCCTCGTCCCGCCAGCAGGAGGTGCTGATCCACTCCGACATGGACCAGATCCTCCAGTGCAGacggcagctggaggagaaagtCCGGG CGGCGGCGGCTGAGGCGGCGGAGCGGTTCTGCTCAGAGAGCGTGCAGCCATACCTGGGCTCGgtgctggaggagctgatggagcCCATCAGCTCGGGCTTCCAGGACGGTCGGCGGCTGAGCGAGGAGCTGATGGACGCCATCTGTCGGGACGTCCAGCAAGGCGGCGACAACGAGCAAGTGAAGAAG GCTCTGGCCCGCATGGCCAGACCGAACCTGCTGGGCTGCTACCAGAAGATCGGCTCGCTgcaggagaagctgcagcagctgaagggaCGCTTCGACTTCTGCAACGTCAGCGGCGTGATCCACGGCGCCCAGATCGACCTGCAGCAG CTGATGGAGAACGCCGCCTTCACCTTCGAGCAGATGCTGGTCAAGGCTGTCCAGGACAACCCCGACAACGTCAGCCCCGTCATTGACAAGGCCAAGCTGCGGGTGCTGaag CAATACGACTACGACAGCAGCTCGGTGAGGAAGAGGAActtccaggaggctctggtttCCATCACGCTGCCATTCATTAAGAAGCACTTGGACGCCACCTGCAGGCCG aagctgcaggagctgcagaagctGGTGGACTCGGACTACAGCGACCTGGTGCTGGTGGAGAACGTCTTCGAGGACATGCTGCTGTACACACTGGAGCAGGAGGTCACCACAG cGGTGAAGGAGGCAGCCAGCACCAAGAAGTACAATCTGTACACAGACAGTCGCGACCTGCTGAGTCAGTCCAGCCGCTCCAGTCTCAGTGCCTCGGCGCCTGGGAGCCCAGCCCCCGCGGCTGACACGCCTGTGGCCCCGCCTTCAGCCTTCGCTGACAGTGTGCTGCCGGTGGAAATCCCAGATGATGTGGTGGCCCCGCCCCCGGAACAGGTGCCTCTCGTGGAACCCGCTCAGGACGTGGTGACCggtgcagcagcagaaccagctgaGAAGGTCCAGAGGACACAAGAGACTGTAACCGTTACCGTGGAGATGAACATGGCAGACGATCCAGCAGACGCTGTCGTTCCAGCTCTGGAGGAGGTGCCTGTCATCTGTGAAGAACCCAGCCCAGAACCTGTAGAAGACAAGCGTGCGAGCACAGAGCTCTTGGCTCCCTCTATTGGTGAAGACCCTGAGGCGCCCGCTGCCTCCGACCCCAACTCTCTGGACGTGTCCCTCGGAAGTGAGTCTCCGCCTTCTGATCTGGGCTCTCTGGAGGACGACCTCTTGGAAGAGGGCGCAGGAGCTGGCTCAGCCCCTGCAGCGGGGGAGGAGGCGGCTCCGCCTGTGGACTCCGTCAAGGAGATCCGGgagctggtggtggaggtgatcgaggtggaggagctggtgCAGCGCTACCCCAGCGGGGTGCCAAAGGAGGAGGAGTGA
- the niban1a gene encoding protein Niban 1a isoform X3 encodes MGISASSLLDESKSSYIRGQAEAELKAFAPYYRKQFSACRFAEREDELQQQQQKTRQLLQQKEAPEAGEVLYEEGVLYFDDSRKWRERYVVVRANYCLECHESLETFVKGLPALHKLLPTGGAVLTTEEKYMEMVDKCFPDDSGLKEDFAPPLSGMPGQFPVYLRLPYRRDSYFCFRQQLKQETFLAILSDCIRHQNQDFLKKKTCEVQAFLRAVRLFRQDRGQYPSWDMLIGSDVRVLANLVMEQLLPTLQKDMLPRLKAKKTEKKRVWFATVEAAYILIQEHLLEGLSALKEECRSSSRQQEVLIHSDMDQILQCRRQLEEKVRAAAAEAAERFCSESVQPYLGSVLEELMEPISSGFQDGRRLSEELMDAICRDVQQGGDNEQVKKALARMARPNLLGCYQKIGSLQEKLQQLKGRFDFCNVSGVIHGAQIDLQQLMENAAFTFEQMLVKAVQDNPDNVSPVIDKAKLRVLKQYDYDSSSVRKRNFQEALVSITLPFIKKHLDATCRPKLQELQKLVDSDYSDLVLVENVFEDMLLYTLEQEVTTAVKEAASTKKYNLYTDSRDLLSQSSRSSLSASAPGSPAPAADTPVAPPSAFADSVLPVEIPDDVVAPPPEQVPLVEPAQDVVTGAAAEPAEKVQRTQETVTVTVEMNMADDPADAVVPALEEVPVICEEPSPEPVEDKRASTELLAPSIGEDPEAPAASDPNSLDVSLGSESPPSDLGSLEDDLLEEGAGAGSAPAAGEEAAPPVDSVKEIRELVVEVIEVEELVQRYPSGVPKEEE; translated from the exons GTCAGGCGGAGGCGGAGCTGAAGGCCTTCGCTCCCTACTACAGGAAGCAGTTCTCGGCCTGCCGCTTTGCTGAGAGGGaggatgagctgcagcagcagcagcagaagaccaggcagctgctccagcagaaG GAGGCGCCGGAGGCTGGGGAGGTCCTGTACGAGGAGGGCGTGCTGTACTTCGACGACAGCAGGAAGTGGCGGGAGCGTTACGTGGTGGTGCGTGCCAACTACTGCCTGGAGTGTCACGAGAGCCTGGAG ACTTTCGTCAAAGGGCTCCCAGCGCTGCACAAGCTGCTGCCCACAGGGGGCGCCGTGCTGACCACGGAGGAGAAGTACATGGAGATGGTGGACAAGTGCTTCCCCGACGACTCCG GCCTGAAGGAGGACTTTGCTCCGCCCCTGTCTGGGATGCCGGGCCAGTTCCCCGTCTACCTGCGCCTGCCCTACAGACGAGACTCCTACTTCTGCTTCCGTCAGCAGCTCAAGCAGGAGACCTTCCTGGCCATCCTGTCCGACTGCATCCGCCACCAGAACCAAG ACTTCCTGAAGAAGAAGACATGTGAGGTCCAGGCCTTCCTCCGGGCCGTGCGGCTCTTCCGGCAGGACCGAGGCCAGTACCCGTCCTGGGACATGCTGATCGGCAGTGACGTGCGG GTCCTGGCCAACCTGGtgatggagcagctgctgcccaCGCTGCAGAAGGACATGCTGCCTCGGCTGAAGGCCAAGAAGACGGAGAAGAAGCGGGTTTGGTTTGCG acggTGGAGGCAGCCTACATCCTGATCCAGGAGCATCTGTTGGAGGGCCTGTCGGCGCTGAAGGAGGAGTGTCGCTCCTCGTCCCGCCAGCAGGAGGTGCTGATCCACTCCGACATGGACCAGATCCTCCAGTGCAGacggcagctggaggagaaagtCCGGG CGGCGGCGGCTGAGGCGGCGGAGCGGTTCTGCTCAGAGAGCGTGCAGCCATACCTGGGCTCGgtgctggaggagctgatggagcCCATCAGCTCGGGCTTCCAGGACGGTCGGCGGCTGAGCGAGGAGCTGATGGACGCCATCTGTCGGGACGTCCAGCAAGGCGGCGACAACGAGCAAGTGAAGAAG GCTCTGGCCCGCATGGCCAGACCGAACCTGCTGGGCTGCTACCAGAAGATCGGCTCGCTgcaggagaagctgcagcagctgaagggaCGCTTCGACTTCTGCAACGTCAGCGGCGTGATCCACGGCGCCCAGATCGACCTGCAGCAG CTGATGGAGAACGCCGCCTTCACCTTCGAGCAGATGCTGGTCAAGGCTGTCCAGGACAACCCCGACAACGTCAGCCCCGTCATTGACAAGGCCAAGCTGCGGGTGCTGaag CAATACGACTACGACAGCAGCTCGGTGAGGAAGAGGAActtccaggaggctctggtttCCATCACGCTGCCATTCATTAAGAAGCACTTGGACGCCACCTGCAGGCCG aagctgcaggagctgcagaagctGGTGGACTCGGACTACAGCGACCTGGTGCTGGTGGAGAACGTCTTCGAGGACATGCTGCTGTACACACTGGAGCAGGAGGTCACCACAG cGGTGAAGGAGGCAGCCAGCACCAAGAAGTACAATCTGTACACAGACAGTCGCGACCTGCTGAGTCAGTCCAGCCGCTCCAGTCTCAGTGCCTCGGCGCCTGGGAGCCCAGCCCCCGCGGCTGACACGCCTGTGGCCCCGCCTTCAGCCTTCGCTGACAGTGTGCTGCCGGTGGAAATCCCAGATGATGTGGTGGCCCCGCCCCCGGAACAGGTGCCTCTCGTGGAACCCGCTCAGGACGTGGTGACCggtgcagcagcagaaccagctgaGAAGGTCCAGAGGACACAAGAGACTGTAACCGTTACCGTGGAGATGAACATGGCAGACGATCCAGCAGACGCTGTCGTTCCAGCTCTGGAGGAGGTGCCTGTCATCTGTGAAGAACCCAGCCCAGAACCTGTAGAAGACAAGCGTGCGAGCACAGAGCTCTTGGCTCCCTCTATTGGTGAAGACCCTGAGGCGCCCGCTGCCTCCGACCCCAACTCTCTGGACGTGTCCCTCGGAAGTGAGTCTCCGCCTTCTGATCTGGGCTCTCTGGAGGACGACCTCTTGGAAGAGGGCGCAGGAGCTGGCTCAGCCCCTGCAGCGGGGGAGGAGGCGGCTCCGCCTGTGGACTCCGTCAAGGAGATCCGGgagctggtggtggaggtgatcgaggtggaggagctggtgCAGCGCTACCCCAGCGGGGTGCCAAAGGAGGAGGAGTGA
- the niban1a gene encoding protein Niban 1a isoform X1 produces the protein MWPYLPSSLPVDPPAAAAWASPRPVSWTKASPATSEAEAELKAFAPYYRKQFSACRFAEREDELQQQQQKTRQLLQQKEAPEAGEVLYEEGVLYFDDSRKWRERYVVVRANYCLECHESLETFVKGLPALHKLLPTGGAVLTTEEKYMEMVDKCFPDDSGLKEDFAPPLSGMPGQFPVYLRLPYRRDSYFCFRQQLKQETFLAILSDCIRHQNQDFLKKKTCEVQAFLRAVRLFRQDRGQYPSWDMLIGSDVRVLANLVMEQLLPTLQKDMLPRLKAKKTEKKRVWFATVEAAYILIQEHLLEGLSALKEECRSSSRQQEVLIHSDMDQILQCRRQLEEKVRAAAAEAAERFCSESVQPYLGSVLEELMEPISSGFQDGRRLSEELMDAICRDVQQGGDNEQVKKALARMARPNLLGCYQKIGSLQEKLQQLKGRFDFCNVSGVIHGAQIDLQQLMENAAFTFEQMLVKAVQDNPDNVSPVIDKAKLRVLKQYDYDSSSVRKRNFQEALVSITLPFIKKHLDATCRPKLQELQKLVDSDYSDLVLVENVFEDMLLYTLEQEVTTAVKEAASTKKYNLYTDSRDLLSQSSRSSLSASAPGSPAPAADTPVAPPSAFADSVLPVEIPDDVVAPPPEQVPLVEPAQDVVTGAAAEPAEKVQRTQETVTVTVEMNMADDPADAVVPALEEVPVICEEPSPEPVEDKRASTELLAPSIGEDPEAPAASDPNSLDVSLGSESPPSDLGSLEDDLLEEGAGAGSAPAAGEEAAPPVDSVKEIRELVVEVIEVEELVQRYPSGVPKEEE, from the exons GCGGAGGCGGAGCTGAAGGCCTTCGCTCCCTACTACAGGAAGCAGTTCTCGGCCTGCCGCTTTGCTGAGAGGGaggatgagctgcagcagcagcagcagaagaccaggcagctgctccagcagaaG GAGGCGCCGGAGGCTGGGGAGGTCCTGTACGAGGAGGGCGTGCTGTACTTCGACGACAGCAGGAAGTGGCGGGAGCGTTACGTGGTGGTGCGTGCCAACTACTGCCTGGAGTGTCACGAGAGCCTGGAG ACTTTCGTCAAAGGGCTCCCAGCGCTGCACAAGCTGCTGCCCACAGGGGGCGCCGTGCTGACCACGGAGGAGAAGTACATGGAGATGGTGGACAAGTGCTTCCCCGACGACTCCG GCCTGAAGGAGGACTTTGCTCCGCCCCTGTCTGGGATGCCGGGCCAGTTCCCCGTCTACCTGCGCCTGCCCTACAGACGAGACTCCTACTTCTGCTTCCGTCAGCAGCTCAAGCAGGAGACCTTCCTGGCCATCCTGTCCGACTGCATCCGCCACCAGAACCAAG ACTTCCTGAAGAAGAAGACATGTGAGGTCCAGGCCTTCCTCCGGGCCGTGCGGCTCTTCCGGCAGGACCGAGGCCAGTACCCGTCCTGGGACATGCTGATCGGCAGTGACGTGCGG GTCCTGGCCAACCTGGtgatggagcagctgctgcccaCGCTGCAGAAGGACATGCTGCCTCGGCTGAAGGCCAAGAAGACGGAGAAGAAGCGGGTTTGGTTTGCG acggTGGAGGCAGCCTACATCCTGATCCAGGAGCATCTGTTGGAGGGCCTGTCGGCGCTGAAGGAGGAGTGTCGCTCCTCGTCCCGCCAGCAGGAGGTGCTGATCCACTCCGACATGGACCAGATCCTCCAGTGCAGacggcagctggaggagaaagtCCGGG CGGCGGCGGCTGAGGCGGCGGAGCGGTTCTGCTCAGAGAGCGTGCAGCCATACCTGGGCTCGgtgctggaggagctgatggagcCCATCAGCTCGGGCTTCCAGGACGGTCGGCGGCTGAGCGAGGAGCTGATGGACGCCATCTGTCGGGACGTCCAGCAAGGCGGCGACAACGAGCAAGTGAAGAAG GCTCTGGCCCGCATGGCCAGACCGAACCTGCTGGGCTGCTACCAGAAGATCGGCTCGCTgcaggagaagctgcagcagctgaagggaCGCTTCGACTTCTGCAACGTCAGCGGCGTGATCCACGGCGCCCAGATCGACCTGCAGCAG CTGATGGAGAACGCCGCCTTCACCTTCGAGCAGATGCTGGTCAAGGCTGTCCAGGACAACCCCGACAACGTCAGCCCCGTCATTGACAAGGCCAAGCTGCGGGTGCTGaag CAATACGACTACGACAGCAGCTCGGTGAGGAAGAGGAActtccaggaggctctggtttCCATCACGCTGCCATTCATTAAGAAGCACTTGGACGCCACCTGCAGGCCG aagctgcaggagctgcagaagctGGTGGACTCGGACTACAGCGACCTGGTGCTGGTGGAGAACGTCTTCGAGGACATGCTGCTGTACACACTGGAGCAGGAGGTCACCACAG cGGTGAAGGAGGCAGCCAGCACCAAGAAGTACAATCTGTACACAGACAGTCGCGACCTGCTGAGTCAGTCCAGCCGCTCCAGTCTCAGTGCCTCGGCGCCTGGGAGCCCAGCCCCCGCGGCTGACACGCCTGTGGCCCCGCCTTCAGCCTTCGCTGACAGTGTGCTGCCGGTGGAAATCCCAGATGATGTGGTGGCCCCGCCCCCGGAACAGGTGCCTCTCGTGGAACCCGCTCAGGACGTGGTGACCggtgcagcagcagaaccagctgaGAAGGTCCAGAGGACACAAGAGACTGTAACCGTTACCGTGGAGATGAACATGGCAGACGATCCAGCAGACGCTGTCGTTCCAGCTCTGGAGGAGGTGCCTGTCATCTGTGAAGAACCCAGCCCAGAACCTGTAGAAGACAAGCGTGCGAGCACAGAGCTCTTGGCTCCCTCTATTGGTGAAGACCCTGAGGCGCCCGCTGCCTCCGACCCCAACTCTCTGGACGTGTCCCTCGGAAGTGAGTCTCCGCCTTCTGATCTGGGCTCTCTGGAGGACGACCTCTTGGAAGAGGGCGCAGGAGCTGGCTCAGCCCCTGCAGCGGGGGAGGAGGCGGCTCCGCCTGTGGACTCCGTCAAGGAGATCCGGgagctggtggtggaggtgatcgaggtggaggagctggtgCAGCGCTACCCCAGCGGGGTGCCAAAGGAGGAGGAGTGA